A portion of the Anaerotignum faecicola genome contains these proteins:
- a CDS encoding ABC transporter ATP-binding protein, which produces HGGLKKTFLFVTHDINEAFKLGSRVIVMNEGTVRQFDTPARIVKNPADDFVASLIRSAREQEEFWRMTID; this is translated from the coding sequence CACGGTGGGCTTAAGAAGACCTTCCTGTTTGTGACTCACGATATCAATGAGGCATTTAAACTGGGAAGCCGCGTGATTGTGATGAATGAGGGAACGGTCAGGCAGTTCGATACTCCCGCCCGTATCGTGAAGAATCCGGCGGATGATTTTGTGGCCTCCCTGATCCGTTCGGCCAGGGAGCAGGAAGAATTCTGGAGGATGACCATTGATTGA